In Flavobacterium gelatinilyticum, a genomic segment contains:
- a CDS encoding MFS transporter, whose product MHDKINLKEKIGYGLGDAASSMFWKIFSMYLLFFYTDVFGLAPAVVGTMFLITRIWDSCFDPIVGIIADRTKSKWGKFRPYLLWVAVPFAVIGVLTFYTPDFDEKGKIIYAYVTYSLMMMIYSLINVPYASLLGVMSSDRKDRNTLSSYRMVFAFGGSLLALWLIEPLVNYFGGNLNSKTGWLATIAVFGLITTIFFWACFLFTKERVKPIENEQSNLKEDLKDLLKNKPWWILLGAGIGTLVFNSIRDGAAVYYFKYYVSSNVNFDFSLFGSDFHMTPTSIYLVLGQAANIIGVILATPLANKLGKKNTFFGAMAIAAILSLIFYFFGKEDIFLIMTFQVLISICAGCIFPLIWSMYADSADYSEWKQGRRATGLVFSASSMSQKFGWTIGGAGTGWLLAYYGFQANVEQTAVTQNGIQLMLSILPAIAAAVSVAFILFYPLSEEKLQIIEQDLNSQRDQKI is encoded by the coding sequence ATGCACGACAAAATTAATTTAAAAGAAAAAATCGGTTACGGACTTGGAGATGCCGCTTCTTCCATGTTTTGGAAAATTTTCAGCATGTATCTTCTGTTCTTTTATACTGATGTTTTCGGACTGGCTCCTGCCGTTGTGGGAACCATGTTTTTGATTACCCGGATCTGGGATTCCTGCTTTGACCCGATTGTGGGAATTATTGCAGACCGGACAAAAAGCAAATGGGGAAAATTCAGACCCTACTTATTATGGGTAGCCGTACCTTTTGCCGTGATTGGAGTTTTAACTTTCTACACGCCGGATTTTGATGAAAAAGGAAAAATAATCTACGCCTACGTAACCTATTCGTTAATGATGATGATTTATTCCTTAATTAATGTTCCGTACGCCTCACTTTTAGGCGTAATGTCATCGGACAGAAAAGACAGAAACACCTTGTCATCGTACCGAATGGTTTTTGCTTTTGGAGGCAGTCTTCTGGCTCTTTGGCTTATTGAACCTCTTGTAAATTACTTTGGCGGAAACTTAAATTCTAAAACAGGCTGGCTGGCTACAATAGCCGTATTCGGGCTTATAACCACAATCTTTTTCTGGGCTTGTTTTCTTTTCACAAAAGAAAGGGTAAAACCTATTGAAAACGAACAATCGAACCTGAAAGAAGATTTAAAAGATTTACTTAAAAACAAACCGTGGTGGATTCTTCTGGGAGCCGGAATCGGAACTTTGGTTTTCAATTCTATCAGAGACGGTGCTGCAGTTTATTACTTTAAATATTATGTAAGCAGCAATGTCAATTTTGATTTTTCACTTTTTGGAAGCGATTTTCATATGACCCCAACTTCAATTTATCTGGTTTTAGGCCAGGCCGCTAATATTATCGGGGTAATCCTTGCAACACCGCTGGCAAACAAACTGGGAAAAAAGAACACTTTTTTTGGTGCAATGGCAATCGCTGCAATCTTAAGTTTAATATTCTATTTCTTCGGAAAAGAAGATATTTTCCTAATTATGACTTTTCAGGTTTTAATTAGTATTTGTGCAGGATGCATTTTCCCGTTAATATGGTCCATGTATGCAGACAGCGCCGATTATTCTGAATGGAAACAAGGAAGACGTGCAACCGGACTCGTTTTCTCGGCATCATCTATGTCGCAAAAATTTGGATGGACCATTGGAGGCGCCGGAACTGGATGGCTATTAGCATATTATGGCTTTCAGGCCAATGTCGAGCAAACTGCTGTAACCCAAAACGGCATTCAGCTCATGCTGAGCATACTGCCTGCCATTGCTGCTGCAGTCTCTGTCGCTTTTATTTTATTTTACCCGCTTTCAGAAGAAAAATTACAGATCATAGAACAGGATTTAAACTCGCAGAGAGATCAAAAAATATAA
- a CDS encoding glycoside hydrolase family 26 protein — translation MKTSFLKIAFLSLTVLTVTSCSSDKEDPAEVIIDYPMQDDPLTTSNVTNYMVDANASKETIALFYNLKRLAQTKTAIGQQDAFNSFYQDAGTESDIKKNTGFDPAVLGSDFMFITDKNNNEQANNWFYQQELKIIADTKAAYAKGIINTFSWHLREPFKEDSFYTADMSAEEKAAAFKSILPGGANNEWYKKKLDKVASVVSNLKGANGELIPIIFRPFHEFDGSWFWWGADFCTADEYKKAYQFTVDYLKNTKGVHNILYAFSPDNSYTTEANYLSRYPGDKYVDIIGMDNYGDFNNQGQTGSDKANAKLKILSDYAKAKVKIAALTETGYRVTSASPAITNWFSNFLYSALTKNDIQISYVMFWNNNTDGYYVPNGSVSNASDFKTYSLKTKSALVNSLPKMYEMPK, via the coding sequence ATGAAAACATCGTTTCTCAAAATAGCATTTCTCAGCCTCACGGTTTTAACCGTCACAAGCTGTTCGTCTGACAAAGAAGATCCAGCCGAAGTAATCATCGATTATCCTATGCAGGACGATCCTTTAACCACATCGAACGTGACAAATTATATGGTCGATGCCAATGCTTCAAAAGAAACCATCGCTTTATTCTACAATTTAAAAAGACTCGCACAGACCAAAACTGCAATTGGACAGCAAGATGCCTTTAACAGCTTTTATCAGGATGCCGGAACCGAATCTGACATTAAAAAAAATACTGGTTTTGATCCTGCCGTTCTGGGTTCCGACTTTATGTTTATCACCGATAAAAACAACAACGAGCAAGCCAATAACTGGTTCTATCAGCAGGAACTTAAAATTATTGCCGATACAAAAGCCGCTTACGCAAAAGGCATAATCAATACCTTCAGCTGGCATTTGAGAGAACCTTTTAAAGAAGATTCTTTTTATACTGCTGATATGTCTGCCGAAGAAAAAGCTGCAGCTTTTAAAAGCATTTTACCCGGCGGTGCCAACAACGAATGGTACAAGAAAAAACTAGATAAAGTCGCCAGTGTAGTTTCAAACTTAAAAGGCGCAAACGGAGAACTGATTCCCATTATCTTCAGACCTTTTCATGAATTCGACGGAAGCTGGTTTTGGTGGGGCGCTGATTTTTGTACCGCCGACGAATACAAAAAAGCCTATCAATTCACAGTTGATTATTTAAAAAACACAAAAGGTGTTCACAATATTTTATATGCTTTTTCTCCTGACAACTCCTATACAACCGAAGCCAATTATTTAAGCCGATATCCGGGTGACAAATACGTTGACATTATCGGAATGGACAATTACGGAGATTTCAACAATCAGGGTCAAACCGGATCTGATAAAGCAAATGCAAAACTCAAAATCCTTTCTGATTACGCTAAAGCAAAAGTAAAAATCGCCGCTTTAACCGAAACCGGATACCGTGTTACATCCGCATCGCCAGCCATTACAAATTGGTTCTCGAATTTTTTATACAGTGCTTTAACCAAAAATGATATTCAGATTAGTTATGTAATGTTCTGGAATAATAACACAGATGGTTATTATGTTCCAAACGGATCCGTTTCGAATGCATCTGATTTTAAAACATACAGCTTGAAAACGAAATCAGCTTTAGTGAATTCTCTGCCAAAGATGTATGAAATGCCGAAATAA
- a CDS encoding glycoside hydrolase family 26 protein, with the protein MKKYFYSLLITAVLGVSCSARHLNTNTNLSLSDKKATAETVLLYQKLHKLAAKGFLFGHQDDLAYGVNWKYEKGRSDIKDVTGDYPAVYGWDIAGLEKGDENNIDGVPFAKMKQYIIEADSRGGISTISWHFDNPATGKNAWDNTPNSLKTILPEGKNHQKYTAWLDKAAAFFLSLKDKKGKNIPILFRPFHELTGGWFWWGKGNCTPEEFKSAWKFTFEYLQKKGVHNLIYVYNTSSFNSKEDFLTNYPGDDFADMISFDTYQNNNDKSGQKFIDEVQKQLKIIDEIGAEKHKLTAIAEAGYEAVPDPKWWTETLLKAIGDYKISYILLWRNHGWQENEKKMHYYAPFKGQISEKDFIDFYNLDKTLFEKDIKKELK; encoded by the coding sequence ATGAAAAAATACTTTTACTCTCTTTTAATCACAGCTGTACTTGGGGTTTCATGTTCTGCCCGACATTTAAATACTAATACGAATTTGTCACTTTCAGATAAAAAAGCAACAGCAGAAACAGTTTTATTATACCAAAAACTACATAAACTGGCTGCAAAAGGGTTTCTTTTTGGACACCAGGACGATCTGGCTTACGGGGTAAACTGGAAATATGAAAAAGGGCGCAGCGACATAAAAGATGTTACGGGCGATTATCCCGCTGTTTACGGCTGGGACATTGCCGGCCTGGAAAAAGGGGATGAAAACAATATCGACGGTGTTCCTTTTGCCAAAATGAAACAATATATTATTGAGGCAGATTCCAGAGGCGGTATCTCGACCATAAGCTGGCATTTTGACAATCCGGCAACCGGAAAAAATGCTTGGGACAATACGCCGAATTCTTTAAAAACGATTCTGCCGGAAGGAAAAAACCATCAAAAATATACTGCATGGCTGGACAAAGCAGCTGCTTTCTTTCTTTCCTTAAAAGATAAAAAAGGAAAAAACATTCCGATACTTTTCAGACCATTTCATGAATTAACCGGAGGCTGGTTCTGGTGGGGAAAAGGAAACTGCACACCCGAAGAATTTAAATCGGCATGGAAATTCACCTTTGAATATCTTCAAAAAAAGGGCGTTCACAATCTTATTTATGTGTACAACACCAGCAGTTTCAATTCAAAAGAAGATTTTTTAACGAATTATCCCGGAGATGATTTTGCCGATATGATCAGTTTTGACACCTATCAGAATAATAATGATAAAAGCGGTCAGAAATTTATTGATGAAGTACAAAAACAACTTAAAATCATAGACGAAATTGGTGCCGAAAAACACAAATTAACTGCCATTGCCGAAGCAGGATACGAAGCCGTTCCAGATCCAAAATGGTGGACAGAAACACTTTTAAAAGCCATTGGAGATTATAAAATATCTTACATTTTACTCTGGAGAAATCACGGCTGGCAGGAAAACGAAAAAAAGATGCATTATTATGCGCCGTTTAAAGGCCAGATAAGCGAAAAAGACTTTATTGATTTTTACAATCTCGACAAAACTTTGTTTGAAAAAGACATTAAAAAAGAACTAAAATAA
- a CDS encoding glycoside hydrolase family 130 protein, with protein sequence MTTITSSALFLERKTALENEHKTLIEKKNSPEEKTGNGIYERYKNPVVTASHVPLNWRFDLNEKTNPFLQERIGMNAAFNAGAMKWNEKYLLAVRVEGIDRKSFFAIAESPNGIDNFKFWDKPCVIPQTEEPDTNVYDMRLINHEDGWVYGIFCTERKDPKAPKGDTSSAVANAGIVRSKDLINWERLPDLISNTGQQRNVVLHPEFVNGKYALYTRPQDGFIDVGSGGGIGLGYVDDMTNPVVKDERIIFGKHYHTIYELKNGLGPAPIKTSKGWLHLAHGVRNTAAGLRYTLYVFMTDLHDISKVIHVPAGHFMGPEGIERVGDVSNVLFSNGWIEDADGTVYVYYASSDTRMHVAVSSVEKLVDYVTNAPSDTFISAGSVETIISQIEKNNAI encoded by the coding sequence ATGACAACAATAACCTCTTCAGCCTTATTTCTCGAAAGAAAAACGGCCTTGGAAAACGAACATAAAACACTCATCGAGAAAAAAAATTCTCCTGAGGAAAAGACAGGAAACGGAATTTACGAGCGTTATAAAAATCCTGTCGTTACAGCATCTCACGTACCTTTAAACTGGCGTTTTGATTTAAACGAAAAAACAAATCCGTTTTTACAGGAACGCATCGGGATGAATGCCGCTTTCAACGCAGGAGCCATGAAATGGAACGAAAAATACCTACTTGCCGTACGCGTGGAAGGAATTGACAGAAAATCGTTTTTTGCCATTGCAGAAAGTCCAAACGGAATCGATAATTTTAAATTCTGGGACAAACCCTGTGTAATTCCACAGACCGAAGAACCAGACACAAACGTATACGATATGCGTTTAATTAACCACGAAGACGGCTGGGTTTACGGTATTTTCTGCACCGAAAGAAAAGATCCAAAAGCGCCAAAAGGCGACACAAGTTCGGCTGTAGCCAATGCAGGAATCGTGCGCTCAAAAGATTTAATAAACTGGGAAAGACTTCCTGATTTGATCTCGAACACCGGACAACAGCGAAATGTAGTTTTACATCCGGAATTCGTAAACGGAAAATATGCTTTATATACACGCCCGCAGGACGGATTTATCGATGTAGGTTCTGGCGGCGGAATTGGGTTAGGTTATGTCGATGATATGACCAATCCGGTTGTAAAAGACGAAAGAATCATTTTTGGTAAACACTATCATACAATTTACGAATTGAAAAACGGGCTTGGTCCTGCTCCTATCAAAACATCAAAAGGCTGGCTGCATCTGGCACACGGAGTTCGTAATACCGCCGCAGGATTACGATATACATTGTACGTTTTCATGACGGATTTGCATGATATTTCAAAAGTAATCCATGTTCCGGCCGGACATTTTATGGGTCCCGAAGGCATTGAAAGAGTCGGAGATGTATCAAATGTATTATTTTCAAACGGATGGATTGAAGATGCAGATGGAACTGTTTATGTCTATTATGCTTCATCAGACACCCGCATGCATGTTGCGGTTTCATCTGTAGAAAAACTGGTTGATTATGTAACCAATGCACCTTCAGACACCTTTATTTCTGCAGGGTCTGTAGAAACTATCATCAGCCAAATCGAAAAAAACAACGCAATTTAA
- a CDS encoding SusC/RagA family TonB-linked outer membrane protein, producing MKKLMTNFIHWNAGHKAVPLILILLLTSNFITAQVKVSGTVSDEKGLSIPGANISVAGSKVSTSTDFDGKYSIDVPVNGTLVYSFIGFNTQKIAVDGRKSINVILKASAEDLKDVVVIGYGTQKRKDVNSAISSISSKDIENLKVVSFDQMMQGKAAGVVVNSNSGEPGSNVSVRIRGISSLTGTNEPLYVIDGVPISGDARNSSTSGRNAQGNSNFSNNGNITQSPLALLNPSDIESIDILKDASATAIYGSRGANGVVIVTTKSGKKGTGKISFENSYTISTLPKKLHSMNLQQYATHQNALSGVYDPTSYRPEFAHPELLGKGTDWQDAIYETGIMTSNQLSFSGGKEGVNYYLSGGVVNQEGIVIESGFKRYNVRANIDAKVNSFIKVGVNISGAITDEKLTLNGQFNGVVATSLLATPDVAVRELSGAFAGPPAGGATSFVNPVATSLLGSNTLVRKNYSGNFYTQVDLFKGLEYRFEAGGYIYDNLGQRFDPMYSLGNAVKSFANLYYNPSTGNSWNLKNMLTYRNTIGKHNFTVLAVQESNRAHWEGYTITGYGYKDNNDKSLAASDLPKAVTSGVYSGTQTLASYLGRVVYDYADRYGVSAAVRTDGSSKFFMGNKWGVFSSASGSWKISNEAFMAGTKKYVDNIKLRAGWGQTGNNQIGNNLYDSNLHIVNSTMGTSYLPSNTANKKLKWETQEQTNLGLDFTMFNSSLSATIDLYQKVSKDFLYQVPLPNFLSGGGDYEGGVNPPSENLGSMKNKGLEITLTYNKQFSQNFSWNASANFTRYVNEVTDMAGLNIIKTMGTLAYNTVTVSRTQEGLPIGSFIGYEAAGIYRTDEDLLTYGHTTAGGTRVVLKNGTNSLQPNFQKGDVIYKDQNNDGIIDTKDLVTIGNPNPKFTYGITNNFKYKNVDLSIFLQGTAGNKLMNLTRMSGTLNSNLGTNYLTEAADFYSADNLDGSLPRPSAYNDINNAVSSRFIENGSYLRIQNVTLGYSLPSDVISKLKLTRLRIYASGQNLYTFTKYKGYDPEVGSYNQDALLSGVDNGRYPVPRQVSFGFNVEF from the coding sequence ATGAAAAAACTAATGACCAATTTTATTCATTGGAATGCTGGCCACAAAGCAGTTCCTTTGATTTTAATTTTGCTGCTGACAAGTAATTTTATTACAGCTCAGGTAAAAGTATCGGGAACGGTGTCTGATGAAAAAGGATTATCTATCCCGGGCGCCAATATTTCAGTTGCCGGTTCGAAAGTCTCTACTTCAACAGATTTTGACGGGAAATATTCAATCGATGTTCCGGTAAACGGAACGCTTGTATATTCATTTATTGGATTTAATACACAAAAAATCGCTGTCGACGGAAGAAAAAGTATCAATGTAATTTTAAAAGCCAGTGCAGAGGATTTGAAAGATGTAGTTGTAATTGGTTACGGTACTCAAAAGAGAAAAGATGTAAACAGTGCAATTTCGAGCATCAGCTCAAAAGATATCGAGAATTTAAAAGTAGTTTCATTTGACCAGATGATGCAGGGTAAAGCGGCCGGGGTTGTGGTAAACAGCAACTCAGGAGAACCTGGAAGTAACGTTTCGGTACGTATTCGTGGTATTTCGTCTTTAACAGGAACAAACGAACCTTTGTATGTAATTGATGGTGTGCCGATTTCGGGAGATGCGAGAAACTCTTCTACATCCGGAAGAAATGCACAAGGAAATTCAAACTTCTCTAATAATGGTAATATTACGCAGAGTCCGTTAGCTTTGCTGAATCCAAGTGATATTGAGTCAATCGATATTTTAAAAGATGCTTCTGCAACGGCTATTTACGGTTCGCGTGGTGCAAACGGGGTAGTTATCGTAACCACTAAATCCGGTAAAAAAGGAACAGGAAAAATATCTTTCGAAAATTCATACACTATCAGCACGCTGCCAAAAAAACTGCATTCTATGAATCTGCAGCAGTATGCCACACATCAAAATGCTTTGTCTGGTGTTTATGATCCAACTTCATACAGACCTGAATTTGCTCATCCTGAACTTTTAGGAAAAGGTACTGACTGGCAGGATGCGATTTACGAAACCGGAATTATGACTTCGAACCAGTTGTCTTTTTCAGGCGGTAAAGAAGGGGTGAATTACTACTTATCAGGAGGAGTTGTAAATCAGGAAGGTATCGTAATCGAATCCGGGTTTAAAAGATACAATGTAAGAGCTAATATCGATGCTAAAGTAAACAGCTTTATCAAAGTTGGTGTAAACATCAGTGGAGCCATTACTGATGAAAAGTTAACTCTTAACGGACAATTTAATGGTGTGGTTGCTACTTCATTACTGGCAACTCCGGATGTAGCGGTAAGAGAATTATCAGGTGCTTTTGCCGGACCTCCTGCAGGTGGTGCAACATCATTTGTCAATCCGGTTGCGACTTCTTTATTGGGTTCTAATACATTGGTTAGAAAAAACTATTCTGGTAATTTCTATACTCAGGTTGATTTGTTCAAAGGTTTAGAATATCGTTTTGAGGCTGGTGGTTATATCTACGACAATTTAGGACAACGATTTGATCCTATGTATTCGTTGGGTAATGCAGTAAAAAGCTTTGCGAACTTGTATTACAATCCATCTACGGGTAATTCATGGAACTTAAAAAACATGCTTACGTACAGAAATACGATTGGTAAACACAATTTTACCGTTCTTGCCGTGCAGGAATCTAACAGAGCGCACTGGGAAGGGTACACAATTACAGGTTATGGCTATAAAGATAACAACGACAAATCACTTGCCGCTTCAGATTTGCCAAAAGCGGTTACAAGCGGGGTTTATTCAGGTACGCAGACTTTGGCTTCTTATTTAGGAAGAGTTGTGTATGATTATGCAGATAGATACGGCGTTTCTGCTGCAGTAAGAACCGATGGATCTTCAAAATTCTTTATGGGAAATAAATGGGGTGTTTTCAGCTCTGCCAGTGGTTCCTGGAAAATTTCAAACGAAGCTTTCATGGCAGGAACAAAAAAATATGTTGACAATATTAAATTAAGAGCCGGCTGGGGACAAACAGGTAACAACCAGATTGGTAATAATTTATACGATTCAAATCTTCATATCGTAAATAGTACAATGGGAACTTCTTATCTGCCGTCTAATACAGCAAATAAAAAACTGAAATGGGAGACTCAGGAACAAACCAACTTAGGATTGGATTTTACAATGTTCAATTCTTCGCTTTCTGCTACCATCGATTTGTACCAAAAAGTTTCTAAAGATTTCTTGTATCAGGTGCCTCTTCCAAACTTTCTTTCAGGAGGTGGTGATTATGAGGGTGGTGTGAATCCGCCGTCTGAAAACCTTGGAAGCATGAAAAATAAAGGTTTGGAGATTACCTTGACGTATAACAAACAATTTTCTCAAAATTTCTCATGGAATGCCAGCGCCAACTTTACAAGATATGTAAACGAGGTTACAGATATGGCGGGGTTAAATATCATCAAAACAATGGGAACTCTGGCTTATAATACCGTAACGGTTTCCAGAACTCAGGAAGGACTGCCAATTGGTTCTTTTATAGGGTATGAAGCAGCAGGTATTTATAGAACAGATGAAGATTTACTGACTTACGGTCATACAACTGCAGGTGGTACACGTGTAGTTCTGAAAAATGGAACCAATTCATTACAGCCCAACTTTCAAAAAGGAGATGTAATTTATAAAGATCAGAATAATGATGGTATTATCGATACAAAAGATTTAGTGACTATTGGAAATCCAAACCCAAAATTCACTTATGGTATTACCAATAACTTCAAATACAAAAATGTCGATTTGTCTATTTTCCTTCAGGGAACTGCCGGAAATAAACTGATGAACTTAACGCGTATGTCCGGTACGTTAAACAGTAATTTAGGAACCAATTATTTAACTGAAGCTGCTGATTTTTATTCTGCGGATAATTTAGATGGCTCTCTTCCAAGACCATCTGCTTATAATGATATTAATAATGCGGTTTCGTCAAGATTTATCGAAAACGGATCGTATTTAAGAATTCAAAACGTGACTTTAGGATATTCACTTCCTTCTGATGTGATTTCAAAATTGAAATTAACAAGATTGAGAATTTACGCTTCGGGTCAGAACTTATACACATTTACGAAATACAAAGGATACGATCCTGAGGTAGGTTCTTACAACCAGGACGCTTTGTTATCCGGAGTAGATAACGGTCGTTATCCTGTCCCTAGACAAGTGTCATTTGGTTTTAATGTTGAATTTTAA
- a CDS encoding AGE family epimerase/isomerase, with amino-acid sequence MSENLKKLKSELETELNSILEYWTANTVDNQNGGFIGQIDFNEHLIADSEKGSVLNARILWTFAASYQTTKNENHKKLAERAFEFLSEHFYDTQFGGLFWSINADKTPKDTKNQIYALAFAIYGLSEYYAISNNEKALEIAINLYSKIQDYSYDPVNKGYLEAFTRDWKPIEDLRLSEKDANEKKTMNTHLHIIEAYANLYKVWKDKTLQNIMVELLETIEKHFINTETGHLRLFFDEKWIEKPDVISYGHDIEAAWLLQQCAEISEDKTLIANYKKHAIQIAEATKKGIDSDGGLWYEYDPEKKELIAEKHWWPQAEALIGFYNAYQLTSKQEYLDIVYKNWEFIKKHILDKKNGEWVWGVYSDYAVMQKDKAGFWKCPYHNGRACLELINRIKT; translated from the coding sequence GTGTCAGAGAATTTAAAAAAGTTAAAATCAGAATTAGAAACAGAACTCAATTCTATTCTGGAATATTGGACAGCGAATACTGTCGATAACCAAAACGGCGGTTTTATTGGACAGATTGATTTTAACGAACATCTTATAGCAGATTCAGAAAAAGGTTCCGTTTTAAACGCCCGTATTTTATGGACGTTTGCAGCCAGTTATCAGACCACTAAAAACGAAAACCACAAAAAACTGGCTGAGCGAGCCTTTGAATTTCTGTCGGAACATTTTTATGACACACAGTTTGGAGGTCTTTTTTGGAGTATTAATGCCGATAAAACACCAAAAGACACCAAAAATCAGATTTATGCCCTGGCATTTGCGATTTACGGACTATCTGAATATTATGCCATTTCTAATAATGAAAAAGCATTGGAAATCGCCATTAATTTATATTCTAAAATTCAGGATTATAGTTATGATCCTGTAAACAAAGGGTATCTGGAAGCTTTTACAAGAGACTGGAAACCAATTGAAGATTTGCGTTTAAGCGAAAAAGATGCCAACGAAAAGAAAACCATGAATACGCATCTTCACATTATTGAAGCGTATGCGAATTTATATAAAGTATGGAAAGACAAGACGCTGCAAAACATTATGGTTGAGCTTCTTGAAACCATCGAAAAACATTTTATCAATACCGAAACCGGGCATCTTCGTTTGTTTTTTGATGAAAAATGGATCGAAAAACCGGATGTTATTTCATACGGACACGACATCGAAGCAGCCTGGCTTTTACAGCAATGCGCCGAAATTTCAGAGGATAAAACCTTAATTGCCAATTATAAAAAACACGCCATCCAGATTGCCGAAGCCACAAAAAAAGGAATCGATTCTGATGGCGGTTTATGGTACGAATACGATCCTGAAAAAAAAGAATTAATTGCCGAAAAACACTGGTGGCCTCAAGCCGAAGCTTTAATCGGGTTTTATAACGCTTATCAATTAACAAGCAAACAGGAATATCTGGATATTGTTTACAAAAACTGGGAATTCATAAAAAAACACATTCTCGACAAAAAAAACGGCGAATGGGTTTGGGGAGTTTACAGCGACTATGCTGTAATGCAAAAAGACAAAGCAGGTTTCTGGAAATGTCCGTACCACAACGGCAGGGCATGCCTGGAACTTATTAACCGAATTAAAACGTAA
- a CDS encoding helix-turn-helix domain-containing protein, protein MSSDKNFYREIAPLSAGDSFLVFDRVKDSFDFPVHYHPEFEINFILNGKGVRRVVGDNIEEIDNVELVLIGPNLYHGWELNKCTNKKIHEITIQFHNDLFHESLLARRIMNPIRDMFNRSIHGILFSKKTADELTPRLVRLSKLDGMDYFLEITSLLYDLANSRNQRLLSTYTVDYDKFDDYDKMKLVYEYVQKHFADKITLEDVANVASMSIISFNRFIKKRTGKTFVNYINDIRIGYAARWLVEKDMSVSEVAFKSGFNNIANFNRSFKAIKNCTPSQYREDFSGLKRIL, encoded by the coding sequence ATGAGCAGTGATAAAAATTTTTACAGAGAAATCGCTCCGCTTTCAGCCGGAGATAGTTTTTTAGTTTTTGACAGAGTTAAGGATAGTTTTGATTTTCCGGTTCACTATCATCCTGAGTTTGAGATTAATTTTATTTTGAATGGAAAAGGCGTACGACGTGTTGTAGGTGATAATATTGAAGAAATTGACAATGTCGAACTGGTTTTAATTGGTCCGAATTTATATCATGGATGGGAGCTTAATAAGTGTACCAATAAAAAAATACACGAAATCACGATACAGTTTCATAATGATCTTTTTCATGAGTCACTGCTGGCCAGAAGGATTATGAATCCTATTCGTGATATGTTTAATCGTTCTATTCACGGAATTTTATTCTCTAAGAAAACCGCCGACGAACTGACGCCGAGACTGGTCAGACTTTCAAAGCTGGACGGAATGGATTATTTCCTGGAAATTACATCTTTATTATATGATCTGGCAAACTCCAGAAACCAGCGTCTGCTTTCTACTTATACAGTAGACTATGATAAATTTGATGACTATGACAAGATGAAACTGGTGTATGAGTATGTACAGAAGCATTTTGCAGATAAAATTACTTTAGAAGATGTGGCAAATGTGGCAAGTATGTCGATCATCTCTTTTAACCGATTTATAAAAAAACGCACCGGAAAGACTTTTGTAAACTATATCAATGACATTAGAATTGGTTATGCGGCCAGATGGCTTGTTGAAAAAGATATGAGTGTTTCTGAGGTGGCTTTTAAATCCGGTTTTAATAATATAGCGAACTTCAACCGCAGTTTTAAAGCGATTAAAAATTGTACGCCTAGTCAATATCGTGAGGATTTCTCAGGATTAAAACGAATTTTATAG